A genomic region of [Eubacterium] eligens ATCC 27750 contains the following coding sequences:
- a CDS encoding phosphoribosylanthranilate isomerase: MLKENDSLVQVKICGLTSMDDVHIIEKYGADYAGMVLYYPKSKRNIDINLAAVLVAQLKKSDIKSVAVVVSPDVSQLEAIQNAGFDYIQIHGELSDDVYNACSVRIIRAVNIKHQSEEDIYLETKRWRSLDKIYGLLFDAGVPGSGKTFDWESLKKADCGNKKLFLAGGLTPDNVKAAIEAVRSDVVDISSGVEYDDVSVKGKDESKVKAFIQNAKY, encoded by the coding sequence ATGCTGAAAGAAAATGATTCTTTAGTACAGGTTAAGATATGCGGACTTACAAGTATGGATGATGTACACATTATAGAAAAATATGGTGCTGACTATGCAGGTATGGTACTATATTATCCAAAAAGCAAACGCAATATTGACATTAATCTGGCAGCGGTGCTTGTTGCACAATTGAAGAAATCGGACATCAAGAGCGTTGCTGTTGTTGTGTCCCCCGATGTATCACAGCTTGAAGCAATACAGAATGCAGGATTTGATTATATACAGATTCACGGTGAATTAAGTGATGATGTGTATAATGCATGCAGTGTCAGGATTATAAGAGCCGTTAACATTAAGCATCAGTCAGAAGAAGATATATATCTGGAGACTAAGCGATGGCGAAGTCTGGATAAAATATATGGACTGCTTTTTGATGCGGGAGTTCCGGGGAGCGGTAAGACATTCGACTGGGAAAGTCTTAAAAAAGCGGACTGCGGTAATAAAAAATTATTCCTTGCAGGAGGACTTACACCAGACAATGTAAAAGCTGCGATAGAAGCAGTAAGGTCTGATGTTGTTGATATAAGTTCGGGCGTTGAATATGATGATGTGTCCGTTAAAGGAAAAGATGAGAGTAAAGTTAAAGCATTTATACAGAATGCAAAATATTAA
- the trpC gene encoding indole-3-glycerol phosphate synthase TrpC, whose product MILDVIVEDKLKRLPEHKKRISEEEMTRLAIESQRVSHSFYDALAKDGLSIISEFKKASPSHGNMNNKITLEKRIKQYGESADAISCLTEEDHFKGSTEYLKQIRQMTDLPIIRKDFIIDPYQVYEAKVIGADAVLLIAAILDDSRFKELYDLAYSLGLDVLCEVHNEEEMQRMLNLDVKIIGINNRNLKTFEVDLDTTKKLADMVTPEMRKAGKLLVSESGVADTDDIKVLAKSGADALLIGTVLMEAPKPEELISEFKEVYNAERK is encoded by the coding sequence ATGATATTAGATGTTATTGTAGAGGATAAGTTAAAAAGACTTCCAGAACACAAGAAAAGAATCAGTGAAGAGGAGATGACAAGACTTGCGATTGAGAGCCAGAGAGTGTCACACAGCTTCTATGATGCACTTGCAAAGGACGGCCTTTCAATTATAAGTGAGTTCAAGAAAGCATCACCAAGTCATGGTAATATGAACAATAAGATTACTCTGGAAAAAAGAATAAAACAGTACGGCGAAAGCGCAGATGCTATTTCATGTCTTACAGAGGAAGACCATTTTAAGGGAAGTACAGAATATCTTAAGCAGATAAGACAGATGACAGACCTTCCGATTATCAGAAAGGATTTCATAATTGATCCATATCAGGTGTATGAAGCAAAGGTAATAGGAGCGGATGCAGTTCTTCTCATTGCTGCGATTCTTGATGACAGTAGATTTAAAGAACTATATGACCTTGCTTACAGTTTAGGACTTGATGTTTTATGCGAGGTTCATAACGAAGAGGAAATGCAGAGAATGCTGAATCTTGATGTGAAGATTATAGGAATTAACAACCGTAATCTTAAGACATTTGAGGTTGACCTTGATACTACGAAAAAACTTGCAGATATGGTTACACCAGAGATGAGAAAAGCTGGAAAACTGCTTGTATCAGAAAGCGGTGTTGCGGATACAGACGATATTAAGGTGCTGGCAAAGAGTGGAGCAGATGCACTTCTTATAGGAACAGTGCTTATGGAAGCACCGAAGCCGGAAGAATTAATATCAGAGTTTAAAGAGGTATATAATGCTGAAAGAAAATGA
- the trpE gene encoding anthranilate synthase component I: MKRRLRAYKKTVSIVNEKAIELYKGLGIEKKGFLLEGTDKESGQYTFMGVEPNEIIQSDKDSLVITRKDGSREVREGNPLIRLKEYFDEFEIVKDPGELDFIGGLVGSLGYDYIRYTEVLPDDNPDEIGIETIQLMLADKFIAINHTAETFTAVVLGEDSEEGRIKALKEAEELIKTAREGVDKFKDDKPDMSLDGVILKKSDTLEQYSKKVNKIKNYIKEGHIFQTVLSQRWTIKTGQSGFNLYEKLRELNPSPYMYYFNFGDFEIIGSSPEMIVKQSDNKVYTCPIAGTRKRGATKEQDIALEEELLADEKERAEHVMLVDLARNDMGRISEIGTVKVDQFMNIQRYSHVMHIVSLVEGRKNGEYHPLDLVSSFLPAGTLSGAPKIRAMEIIDELETVRRGLYGGATGYLDFGGNMNFCITIRTMIKKGDKVYLQAGAGIVADSKPEMEYQECCNKVMALAKTLVKEEHL; this comes from the coding sequence ATGAAACGAAGATTAAGAGCTTATAAGAAGACGGTAAGTATCGTTAATGAGAAAGCTATTGAACTATACAAAGGACTTGGAATTGAAAAGAAGGGATTTCTTCTTGAAGGAACTGACAAGGAAAGCGGACAGTATACTTTTATGGGAGTTGAACCGAATGAGATAATCCAATCAGATAAGGACAGCCTTGTTATTACAAGAAAAGATGGAAGCAGAGAGGTAAGAGAGGGCAATCCTCTTATAAGACTTAAAGAGTATTTTGATGAATTCGAGATAGTAAAGGATCCGGGAGAACTTGATTTCATCGGAGGTCTTGTTGGAAGCCTTGGATATGATTATATAAGATACACAGAAGTCCTTCCTGATGATAATCCTGATGAGATAGGAATTGAGACAATACAGCTTATGCTTGCAGACAAGTTCATTGCTATCAATCATACAGCAGAAACATTCACAGCAGTAGTGCTTGGAGAGGATTCAGAGGAAGGCAGGATTAAGGCTTTAAAGGAAGCGGAGGAGCTTATAAAGACTGCAAGAGAGGGTGTAGATAAGTTTAAGGATGATAAGCCTGATATGTCACTTGATGGTGTAATATTGAAAAAATCGGACACGCTTGAACAATATAGCAAGAAGGTTAATAAGATTAAGAATTACATAAAAGAAGGTCATATATTCCAGACTGTTCTTTCGCAGAGATGGACAATAAAGACGGGACAGAGCGGTTTTAATCTCTATGAAAAATTAAGAGAACTTAATCCTTCACCATATATGTATTATTTTAATTTCGGCGATTTTGAGATAATCGGAAGTTCACCGGAAATGATTGTAAAGCAGTCAGACAATAAAGTATATACATGTCCTATAGCGGGCACAAGAAAAAGAGGAGCAACAAAGGAACAGGATATTGCTTTAGAGGAAGAACTTCTTGCAGATGAGAAAGAGAGAGCAGAGCATGTAATGTTAGTTGACCTTGCACGTAACGATATGGGTAGGATAAGTGAGATAGGAACAGTCAAGGTTGACCAGTTCATGAATATCCAGAGATATTCACATGTTATGCATATTGTTTCACTTGTTGAGGGAAGAAAGAATGGAGAATATCATCCACTTGACCTCGTATCATCATTCCTTCCAGCAGGCACATTAAGCGGCGCACCTAAGATAAGAGCAATGGAAATCATAGATGAGCTTGAGACAGTAAGAAGAGGCCTGTATGGAGGAGCTACAGGATACCTTGATTTTGGCGGTAATATGAACTTCTGCATTACAATCAGGACTATGATTAAGAAAGGCGATAAGGTATATCTTCAGGCAGGTGCAGGAATTGTTGCTGATTCAAAGCCTGAGATGGAATATCAGGAGTGCTGCAATAAAGTAATGGCACTTGCAAAGACACTTGTTAAGGAGGAACATTTATGA
- the trpB gene encoding tryptophan synthase subunit beta → MAESKYYGQFGGQYVSESLMNTLAELEKAFDEAINDPQFIKDYMYYLKEYVGRETPLYYAERISEKYGAEIYLKREDLNHTGAHKINNVIGQILLAKRMGKTKVIAETGAGQHGVATATGAALFDMECTVFMGAEDIERQKLNVFRMEMLGAKVQPVTTGSATLKDATNEAIRTWAEKAEDTFYIIGSAVGPHPYPKMVKEFQRIISTEARKQILEKTGKLPDAVVACVGGGSNSIGMFADFINDKDVDLIGVEAGGLGIETGKHASAMALGQVGVLHGMKTYLLQDEIGNIQLAHSISAGLDYPGVGPEHAYLRDSGRAKYVSVTDKECMDALMELCRMEGIIPAIESAHALAHVFKMAQGEYKGKTIIMCLSGRGDKDVNTVQKYLNGEETNK, encoded by the coding sequence ATGGCAGAAAGCAAGTATTATGGACAGTTTGGAGGACAGTATGTTTCAGAGTCACTTATGAATACTCTGGCAGAGCTTGAGAAAGCATTTGATGAGGCAATTAATGATCCACAGTTTATTAAAGATTATATGTACTATCTTAAAGAGTATGTTGGAAGGGAAACACCTCTTTACTATGCTGAAAGAATAAGCGAAAAATATGGTGCTGAAATATATCTTAAGAGAGAAGATTTGAACCATACAGGAGCACATAAGATTAATAATGTTATCGGTCAGATTCTTCTTGCAAAGAGAATGGGTAAGACTAAGGTTATCGCTGAGACAGGTGCCGGACAGCATGGCGTTGCAACAGCTACAGGTGCAGCACTTTTTGATATGGAGTGTACAGTTTTCATGGGTGCTGAGGATATCGAGAGACAGAAACTTAATGTATTCAGAATGGAAATGCTTGGAGCTAAGGTGCAGCCTGTAACAACAGGAAGTGCAACATTAAAGGATGCTACTAATGAAGCAATCAGAACATGGGCTGAAAAGGCAGAGGATACATTTTACATCATTGGTTCTGCTGTAGGACCACATCCATATCCTAAGATGGTTAAGGAATTTCAGAGAATTATCAGTACTGAGGCAAGAAAGCAGATTCTTGAGAAGACAGGAAAGCTTCCTGACGCAGTTGTTGCCTGTGTTGGCGGTGGCTCTAATTCAATCGGAATGTTTGCTGATTTCATCAATGATAAGGATGTTGACCTTATCGGTGTTGAGGCAGGAGGTCTTGGCATTGAGACTGGAAAGCATGCATCAGCAATGGCACTCGGACAGGTTGGTGTCCTTCACGGAATGAAGACATATCTTTTACAGGATGAAATCGGTAATATCCAGCTTGCACATTCAATCTCAGCTGGTCTTGATTATCCGGGTGTTGGTCCGGAACATGCTTATTTAAGAGATTCTGGAAGAGCAAAATATGTTTCTGTAACAGATAAAGAATGTATGGATGCACTTATGGAACTTTGCAGAATGGAAGGAATTATTCCGGCAATTGAAAGTGCTCATGCACTTGCACATGTGTTCAAGATGGCACAGGGTGAATATAAGGGTAAGACAATTATCATGTGTCTTTCAGGCCGTGGTGATAAGGATGTTAATACAGTTCAGAAATATCTTAACGGAGAGGAGACTAACAAGTAA
- a CDS encoding anthranilate synthase component II gives MILLIDNYDSFTYNLYQFIGIFNSDIKVVRNDKITIEEIEELDPESIVVSPGPKSPKDAGICVDVIKHFTGKKPILGICLGHQCIGEAFGATVSYAKCIMHGKQSEIYHDGTGIFTGLDSPVKVARYHSLAIIEETLPDCLEIIAKTQDGEIMAVKHEDYPVVGLQFHPESIYTEHGKRMIENFVNGVI, from the coding sequence ATGATTCTGCTGATTGATAATTATGACTCATTTACATATAACCTGTATCAGTTTATTGGAATATTTAACAGTGATATTAAGGTTGTAAGAAACGATAAGATAACAATTGAGGAGATAGAGGAGCTTGACCCTGAATCAATAGTTGTATCTCCTGGCCCTAAGAGCCCTAAAGATGCTGGAATATGTGTTGATGTAATAAAGCATTTTACAGGAAAGAAGCCGATACTTGGTATATGTTTGGGACATCAGTGCATAGGAGAAGCATTTGGCGCGACTGTTTCTTATGCAAAATGTATCATGCATGGTAAACAGTCTGAAATATACCATGATGGAACAGGAATATTTACCGGACTTGATTCACCAGTAAAGGTTGCAAGATATCATTCACTCGCTATAATTGAAGAGACTTTGCCAGACTGCCTGGAGATTATTGCCAAGACACAGGATGGAGAAATAATGGCTGTAAAACATGAGGATTATCCGGTGGTCGGATTGCAGTTCCATCCGGAGTCAATATATACAGAGCATGGCAAGAGAATGATTGAGAATTTTGTTAATGGGGTGATTTAA
- the trpA gene encoding tryptophan synthase subunit alpha — translation MNRIEERLAALKEEGKKAFITYTTAGLPDYDTTKKIMFAQEKAGIDIMEIGVPFSDPIADGPVIQDASFKAIQNGASLEGIFTMMGKVRKAGLNSPVVFMLYYNTVYHYGVENFVNKCIENGVDGLIIPDLPFEEQGEIKDVLAKNEKSPILIQLVSPVSKGRIPMLLENARGFVYCVSQMGVTGKGANFHSQIREYLTEVKKESKIPVMMGFGIRTAADVAPLEDIIDGAIVGSHFIKLLEANNYSEEAATDYVATFKKELNA, via the coding sequence ATGAATAGAATAGAAGAAAGACTTGCAGCACTTAAAGAAGAGGGAAAGAAAGCATTTATTACATATACAACAGCAGGACTTCCAGATTACGATACAACTAAGAAGATTATGTTTGCACAGGAGAAGGCAGGAATCGATATTATGGAAATAGGTGTTCCTTTCTCAGATCCTATTGCAGATGGCCCTGTAATTCAGGATGCATCTTTCAAAGCAATACAGAATGGAGCTTCACTTGAAGGCATATTTACAATGATGGGTAAGGTAAGAAAAGCTGGTCTTAACAGCCCTGTTGTATTCATGCTTTACTATAATACTGTATATCATTATGGAGTTGAGAACTTCGTGAATAAATGTATTGAAAATGGTGTTGACGGACTTATCATACCTGACCTTCCATTCGAGGAGCAGGGCGAGATTAAGGATGTCCTTGCAAAGAACGAGAAGTCGCCAATTCTTATCCAGCTTGTATCTCCGGTATCTAAGGGCAGGATTCCAATGCTTTTAGAGAACGCAAGAGGTTTTGTATACTGCGTTTCACAGATGGGTGTTACAGGAAAGGGAGCTAACTTCCATTCACAGATAAGAGAATATCTTACAGAAGTTAAGAAAGAATCTAAGATTCCTGTTATGATGGGATTCGGAATAAGAACAGCAGCAGATGTTGCACCGCTTGAAGATATTATTGATGGTGCAATCGTTGGTTCACATTTTATCAAGCTTCTTGAAGCTAATAATTATTCAGAGGAAGCTGCCACAGATTATGTTGCAACATTTAAGAAGGAGCTTAATGCCTGA
- a CDS encoding DUF3837 domain-containing protein — protein MVPILAKQALARKCEFSNARMTGNYECAYALGVVSGALAIPKEENAANLVELKNKIEPQYKKLSSENEQIKKLILLLCDYEPSDIFDEQMRELYNEGYEDKSINLTIK, from the coding sequence ATGGTACCGATATTAGCTAAGCAAGCGCTTGCGCGCAAATGTGAATTTTCTAATGCAAGAATGACTGGCAATTATGAATGTGCCTATGCTCTTGGAGTTGTGTCAGGGGCGTTGGCAATTCCTAAGGAGGAAAATGCTGCTAATCTTGTGGAATTGAAAAACAAAATAGAACCACAGTATAAAAAACTATCTTCTGAAAATGAACAGATAAAAAAATTGATTCTTTTGTTGTGTGATTATGAACCTTCTGATATATTTGATGAGCAGATGAGAGAACTTTATAATGAGGGTTATGAAGATAAATCAATAAATCTTACAATCAAATGA